One Synechococcus sp. MU1617 DNA window includes the following coding sequences:
- a CDS encoding efflux RND transporter periplasmic adaptor subunit: MLQSLRSPASPSPEAELASVAKARSRRPKAAMVGLLVLALCGGGLLLRFGPWSNRQRDLKPFTTTAERGVLSGVITASGELQAQLKVNVSPRKQGLLAQLKVDEGDVVEKEQVLAVMDRGDLDDRLQERQALLRQAEANYQNKREDFERRSQLYGSGAISADDFSDARFELLARQAGLAAARERVEQLEQESREKTIRAPFSGTITARYAEPGSFVTPTTAASATAGATSASIVELSQGLEVRARVPESDIGRIMTGQNAEIRVDAFPDERFQATVNEIAPRAAKENNVTSFEVRLNFVNPQKALKIGMTADINFQTGRSAPKILVPTVAILIEDGKPGVLLVDEQQKPRFQPVELGNSSGDQTAILNGLESGTRVFIDLPPWADRRD; encoded by the coding sequence ATGCTGCAGTCCTTGCGCTCCCCTGCGTCCCCATCGCCTGAAGCAGAGCTGGCCTCAGTGGCAAAAGCACGATCCAGACGGCCCAAAGCCGCGATGGTGGGATTACTGGTGCTGGCCCTGTGCGGCGGTGGGCTGCTGCTGCGTTTCGGACCCTGGAGCAACCGTCAACGGGATCTGAAGCCCTTCACCACCACCGCGGAACGTGGCGTGCTTTCTGGGGTGATCACTGCCAGTGGTGAACTGCAGGCTCAGCTGAAGGTGAATGTGAGTCCGCGCAAGCAGGGTCTGCTGGCTCAGCTGAAGGTGGATGAGGGGGATGTGGTGGAGAAAGAGCAGGTGCTGGCGGTGATGGATCGCGGCGATCTCGATGATCGGCTGCAGGAAAGGCAGGCTCTGCTGCGCCAGGCCGAAGCCAATTACCAGAACAAGAGGGAGGACTTCGAGCGTCGCAGCCAGCTGTATGGCAGCGGCGCGATCAGCGCTGATGACTTCAGCGATGCGCGCTTCGAATTGCTGGCCCGACAGGCGGGCCTGGCTGCAGCCAGAGAACGGGTGGAGCAACTGGAACAGGAGAGCCGCGAAAAGACGATCCGTGCCCCCTTCTCAGGGACGATCACAGCTCGCTACGCCGAACCGGGATCGTTTGTGACCCCCACCACCGCCGCCTCGGCCACAGCCGGTGCCACCAGTGCCTCGATCGTTGAGCTCTCGCAAGGCTTGGAGGTGAGGGCCCGCGTTCCAGAAAGCGACATCGGCCGCATCATGACCGGCCAGAACGCCGAAATCCGGGTGGATGCCTTCCCCGATGAACGCTTCCAGGCAACGGTGAATGAAATTGCCCCCCGCGCCGCGAAAGAGAACAACGTCACCTCCTTCGAGGTAAGGCTGAACTTCGTCAACCCGCAGAAAGCACTGAAGATCGGCATGACCGCCGACATCAATTTCCAGACTGGGCGCAGTGCACCAAAAATCCTGGTGCCCACGGTGGCGATCTTGATCGAGGACGGCAAACCTGGCGTGTTGCTGGTGGATGAGCAGCAGAAACCACGTTTCCAGCCGGTGGAACTGGGCAACAGCAGCGGCGACCAGACTGCGATCCTGAACGGTCTCGAATCAGGCACTCGCGTGTTCATCGATCTGCCCCCCTGGGCTGATCGCCGCGATTGA
- the polA gene encoding DNA polymerase I yields MPEATAKPLLLLVDGHSLAFRSFYAFSKGGEGGLATKDGRPTSVTYGFLKALLENSKSLKPEGVAIAFDTAEPTFRHKADANYKAHRDVAPEVFFQDLEQLQQILETHLQLPLCMAPGYEADDVLGTLANRAADSGWGVRILSGDRDLFQLVDDSRDIAVLYMGGGPYAKSSGPTLIREEGVLGKLGVMPDKVVDLKALTGDSSDNIPGVRGVGPKTAINLLKDNSDLDAVYATLEQVEAEGPKASRGAIKGALKGKLRADRDNAYLSLKLAEILVDVPLPKEPSLPLSSVDADGLSSCLEDLELNSLLRQVGSFVAAFSEGGYGANAEAAAAKTTRRAASSEQPAVEAATEPATNDDVGLPALKPQLIQTETALDALVQKLMACTDSDMPVAFDTETTDLNPFRAELVGIGLCWGEALDALAYIPLGHKGSEDSSPEQLPLETVLTALAPWLASSNHPKTLQNAKYDRLILLRHGVALEGVVIDTLLADYLRDAAAKHGLELMAEREFGFQPTAFTDLVGKKQTFADVPLEPASLYCGMDVHVTRRLALLLRRQLETMGPQLLPLLEQVEQPLEPVLARMESTGIRIDVPYLKSLSEEMGTTLQRLESDAKAAAGVEFNLASPKQLGELLFDTLGLDRKKSRRTKTGFSTDATVLEKLGNDHPVVPLVLEHRVLSKLKSTYIDALPQLVEAETGRVHTDFNQAVTATGRLSSSNPNLQNIPVRTEYSRRIRKAFLPQEGWTLLSADYSQIELRILTHLSGEEVLQEAYRSGDDVHALTARLLLDKDEVSPDERRLGKTINFGVIYGMGAQRFARETGVSQSEAKEFLAKYKQRYPKVFAFLELQERLALSRGYVETILGRRRPFHFDRNGLGRLLGKDPLEIDLDVARRGGMEAQQLRAAANAPIQGSSADIIKVAMVQLQDALQRQGLPTQLLLQVHDELVLEVAPDALDATRELVVKTMEQAVELSVPLVVETGVGANWMEAK; encoded by the coding sequence ATGCCCGAGGCCACCGCCAAGCCCCTCCTGCTGCTTGTGGATGGCCATTCCCTGGCATTCCGCAGCTTCTACGCCTTCAGCAAAGGAGGGGAAGGGGGTCTGGCGACCAAAGACGGCCGGCCCACCAGCGTGACTTATGGCTTTCTCAAAGCCCTGCTGGAGAACAGCAAATCCCTGAAGCCCGAAGGTGTTGCCATCGCCTTCGACACGGCCGAACCCACCTTTCGCCACAAGGCTGACGCCAACTACAAGGCCCATCGGGATGTGGCGCCTGAGGTGTTCTTCCAGGACCTCGAACAGCTGCAGCAGATCCTCGAAACGCACCTGCAGCTCCCCCTCTGCATGGCACCGGGCTACGAAGCCGACGATGTGCTGGGAACCCTTGCGAACCGAGCGGCCGACTCGGGATGGGGCGTCCGGATCCTCTCGGGCGACCGCGACCTGTTCCAGCTGGTGGATGACAGCCGCGACATCGCGGTGCTCTATATGGGCGGGGGGCCCTACGCCAAAAGCAGTGGCCCAACGCTGATCCGCGAAGAGGGGGTGCTCGGCAAGCTCGGCGTCATGCCCGACAAGGTGGTGGACCTCAAGGCCCTCACCGGTGACAGCTCTGACAACATCCCCGGCGTGCGTGGTGTTGGCCCGAAAACAGCCATCAACCTGCTGAAGGACAACAGCGACCTCGATGCGGTGTACGCCACCCTCGAGCAGGTGGAAGCTGAAGGGCCGAAAGCCAGTCGGGGAGCCATCAAAGGTGCATTAAAAGGAAAGCTGCGCGCCGACCGCGACAACGCCTACCTCTCCCTCAAGCTGGCCGAGATTCTCGTGGATGTTCCCCTGCCCAAGGAACCCAGCCTGCCGTTGTCGTCGGTGGATGCTGATGGCCTGAGCAGCTGCCTGGAAGACCTCGAGCTCAACAGCCTGCTGCGCCAGGTGGGGAGCTTTGTGGCGGCCTTTTCGGAAGGGGGCTATGGGGCCAATGCGGAGGCTGCTGCCGCCAAGACCACCCGCCGCGCAGCCAGCTCGGAACAACCCGCTGTCGAGGCCGCAACCGAGCCGGCAACCAATGACGACGTGGGGCTGCCAGCCCTGAAACCGCAGCTGATCCAGACCGAGACGGCCCTGGACGCATTGGTGCAGAAGCTGATGGCCTGCACCGACAGCGACATGCCTGTCGCCTTCGACACCGAGACCACCGACCTCAACCCGTTCCGCGCTGAACTGGTGGGCATCGGCCTCTGCTGGGGAGAGGCCCTGGATGCGCTCGCCTACATCCCCCTGGGCCACAAAGGCAGCGAAGACAGCAGCCCGGAGCAGCTTCCGTTGGAAACCGTGCTCACCGCCCTGGCTCCATGGCTGGCCAGCAGCAACCACCCCAAGACCCTGCAGAACGCCAAATACGACCGCTTGATCCTGTTGCGGCATGGCGTTGCCCTGGAGGGCGTGGTGATCGACACGCTGCTGGCCGATTACCTGCGCGATGCCGCAGCCAAACATGGCCTGGAGCTGATGGCCGAACGTGAATTCGGCTTCCAGCCCACCGCCTTCACCGATCTGGTGGGCAAGAAGCAAACCTTCGCCGATGTGCCGCTGGAGCCCGCCAGCCTGTACTGCGGCATGGACGTGCACGTCACCCGCCGCCTCGCCCTGCTGCTGCGCCGTCAACTGGAGACCATGGGCCCCCAACTGCTGCCGCTGCTGGAGCAGGTGGAGCAGCCGCTGGAACCGGTGCTGGCCCGGATGGAATCCACTGGCATCCGCATTGATGTGCCCTATCTAAAGAGCCTTTCCGAGGAGATGGGCACCACCCTGCAGAGACTGGAATCCGACGCGAAAGCAGCCGCCGGAGTGGAGTTCAACCTTGCCTCGCCCAAGCAGCTGGGGGAGCTGCTGTTCGACACCCTTGGCCTGGATCGCAAGAAATCCCGCCGCACCAAAACCGGCTTCAGCACCGACGCCACCGTGCTGGAGAAACTCGGCAACGACCACCCGGTGGTACCCCTGGTGTTGGAGCACCGGGTGCTCAGCAAGCTCAAGAGCACTTACATCGACGCCTTGCCGCAGCTGGTGGAGGCGGAAACCGGGCGGGTGCACACCGATTTCAACCAAGCGGTGACGGCCACCGGGCGCCTGAGCAGCAGCAACCCCAACCTGCAGAACATCCCCGTACGCACCGAGTACAGCCGGCGCATCCGCAAGGCCTTCCTGCCCCAAGAGGGCTGGACCCTGCTCAGCGCCGACTACTCCCAGATCGAACTGCGTATCCTCACCCACCTCTCGGGCGAAGAGGTGCTGCAGGAGGCCTACCGCAGCGGCGATGACGTGCACGCGCTGACCGCCAGGCTGCTGCTGGACAAAGACGAGGTCAGTCCGGACGAGCGTCGGCTCGGCAAAACCATCAACTTCGGTGTGATCTACGGCATGGGAGCCCAGCGCTTCGCCCGGGAAACCGGCGTAAGCCAGAGCGAAGCCAAGGAGTTTTTAGCCAAGTACAAACAGCGCTACCCGAAGGTGTTCGCCTTCCTCGAACTGCAGGAGCGGCTCGCCCTCAGCCGCGGCTACGTGGAAACCATTCTCGGCCGCCGGCGCCCATTCCACTTCGATCGCAACGGCCTGGGCCGGCTGCTGGGTAAAGACCCCTTGGAGATCGACCTGGATGTGGCCCGCCGCGGTGGCATGGAGGCGCAGCAACTGCGGGCGGCTGCCAACGCCCCGATTCAGGGGTCGAGTGCCGACATCATCAAAGTGGCGATGGTGCAGCTTCAAGACGCCCTGCAACGTCAGGGCCTACCGACCCAACTGCTGCTGCAGGTGCACGACGAACTGGTGCTCGAGGTGGCACCGGACGCCCTGGACGCCACGCGAGAGCTGGTAGTGAAAACCATGGAACAGGCCGTCGAGCTGAGTGTTCCCTTGGTGGTGGAGACCGGCGTCGGCGCGAACTGGATGGAGGCGAAATAA
- the cysS gene encoding cysteine--tRNA ligase: MSLRLTNTLTRRTEPFTPLTPGKASIYCCGVTVYDLCHLGHARSYINWDVLRRYLIWRGLEVTFVQNFTDIDDKILKRAGEENSSMTEVSERNIASFHQDMDALGILRPDRMPRATQCLDGIRALIGELEAKGAAYSAEGDVYFAVMKHAGYGKLSGRDLSEQQDNAAGRVADAEEARKQHPFDFALWKGAKPGEPSFPSPWGEGRPGWHIECSAMVRAELGDTIDIHLGGADLVFPHHENEIAQSEAATGQDLARVWMHNGMVNVGGQKMSKSLGNFTTIRALLESGVSAMTLRLFVLQAHYRKPLDFTAEALEAAATGWKGLNAALSLGDRQGDNLGWSTAAPLTEGAMTADGGPVETALVELEQRFISAMDDDLNSSGGLAVLFDLAKPLRALANRLERGEDAALPEPELKGLEGRWQLLRHLAAVLGLLAEAEAATSLDDGAIDAAIAARKAAKAAKDFAEADRIRDELAAQGVELIDKPGGVTEWIRA, encoded by the coding sequence GTGTCCCTGCGGCTCACCAACACCCTCACCCGCCGCACCGAGCCGTTCACACCCCTAACCCCGGGGAAGGCCAGCATCTATTGCTGTGGCGTGACGGTCTATGACCTCTGCCACCTGGGCCATGCCCGGAGCTACATCAACTGGGATGTGCTGCGGCGTTATCTGATCTGGCGCGGTCTCGAGGTGACCTTCGTTCAGAACTTCACCGACATCGACGACAAAATCCTCAAACGGGCCGGCGAGGAGAACTCCTCGATGACGGAGGTCAGCGAGCGAAACATTGCCTCCTTCCACCAGGACATGGACGCCCTGGGGATCCTGCGGCCCGACCGGATGCCCCGCGCCACCCAGTGCCTGGATGGCATCCGCGCACTAATCGGAGAACTGGAAGCCAAGGGAGCGGCCTACAGCGCTGAGGGGGATGTGTATTTCGCGGTGATGAAGCATGCCGGTTACGGCAAGCTCAGCGGACGGGATCTGAGCGAACAGCAGGACAACGCCGCCGGGCGCGTGGCCGATGCCGAAGAGGCCCGCAAGCAGCACCCCTTCGATTTCGCGCTCTGGAAAGGGGCCAAACCCGGAGAACCCAGCTTCCCCTCCCCCTGGGGTGAGGGACGCCCGGGCTGGCACATCGAATGCTCAGCCATGGTGCGGGCGGAACTCGGCGACACGATCGACATCCACCTGGGTGGAGCCGACCTGGTGTTCCCGCACCATGAAAACGAAATCGCCCAATCCGAAGCCGCCACTGGTCAGGACCTGGCCCGGGTGTGGATGCACAACGGCATGGTCAATGTGGGCGGGCAGAAGATGAGCAAGTCGCTCGGCAACTTCACCACCATCCGTGCGCTGCTGGAAAGCGGCGTCTCGGCGATGACCCTGCGTCTGTTTGTGCTGCAGGCTCACTACCGCAAACCACTTGATTTCACCGCCGAGGCCCTTGAGGCCGCAGCCACTGGCTGGAAGGGGCTGAATGCAGCCCTGAGCCTTGGCGATCGCCAAGGCGACAACCTCGGCTGGAGCACCGCCGCACCGCTCACAGAGGGGGCTATGACCGCCGATGGAGGTCCAGTCGAGACCGCTCTGGTGGAGCTCGAACAACGCTTCATCAGCGCCATGGACGATGACCTCAACAGCTCGGGAGGACTGGCCGTGCTGTTCGATCTGGCCAAGCCCCTGCGGGCCCTCGCCAACCGGCTGGAACGGGGGGAAGACGCCGCCCTGCCTGAGCCGGAGTTGAAGGGTCTGGAGGGGCGTTGGCAGCTATTGCGACACCTGGCGGCAGTACTGGGACTGCTCGCGGAAGCGGAAGCTGCCACCAGCCTCGACGACGGCGCCATTGATGCAGCCATCGCGGCGCGCAAGGCAGCGAAAGCGGCGAAGGATTTTGCGGAGGCCGACCGGATCCGGGATGAGCTCGCCGCCCAAGGGGTGGAGCTGATCGACAAACCCGGCGGGGTGACGGAGTGGATCCGCGCCTGA
- a CDS encoding sodium-dependent transporter has protein sequence MAKEQWRSGLGFVLAAAGSAVGLGNLWGFAYRASQGGGGAFLLLYVVIVLLVCLPVLVAEMVLGRSTGQSPLLAPVAAAGRRWQPMGWLFVLAASGILAFYAVLMGWTGATLVQTLTQGLPADIASAEAFFAGLSGGRSALIGQLLSLVATAAVVAAGVRGGIERLSRWGLPLLFVLLIGLAVWAAGLDGASEGYRTFLLRWDNSQLHDPTTVRNAFTQAFFSIGTGIGCILAYSAYLSRRAHLPREAVAVVGMDTAVGLLAGMVTFPVVMSFGLQDVISGSTLGTIFIALPTGLGSLGATGQLVAVLFFALALIAAITSAVSLLEVPVACLIDRLGWSRSRAVWVSTALIFVAGLPAATSMEVLGWMDSVFGGLLLILGGLLLALLLGWVLPARFQEELSHSGSPIWLQRFLLVMLRWISPPVITVGLVISVIDLIPS, from the coding sequence ATGGCGAAGGAACAGTGGCGATCGGGACTGGGTTTTGTCCTGGCGGCTGCGGGCAGTGCCGTGGGTCTGGGCAATCTCTGGGGCTTTGCCTACCGCGCCTCCCAGGGAGGTGGCGGCGCATTCCTGCTGCTTTACGTGGTGATTGTGCTGTTGGTCTGCCTGCCGGTGCTGGTGGCTGAAATGGTGCTGGGGCGCAGCACCGGCCAAAGCCCCTTGCTCGCGCCAGTCGCGGCAGCCGGTCGCCGTTGGCAGCCCATGGGCTGGCTGTTCGTCTTAGCTGCCAGTGGAATCCTGGCCTTCTATGCCGTGTTGATGGGGTGGACCGGGGCGACGTTGGTGCAGACCCTCACTCAGGGACTTCCGGCGGATATCGCCTCGGCGGAAGCCTTTTTCGCCGGCCTCAGTGGCGGCCGCTCCGCCTTGATCGGCCAGCTGCTCAGCCTGGTGGCGACCGCTGCTGTGGTGGCCGCCGGCGTACGTGGAGGCATTGAGCGGTTGTCCCGTTGGGGGCTGCCGCTGTTGTTTGTGCTGCTGATTGGTCTCGCGGTTTGGGCCGCTGGTCTTGATGGAGCCTCCGAGGGCTATCGCACGTTCCTGCTCCGCTGGGACAACAGTCAGCTTCACGACCCCACCACGGTTCGCAATGCCTTCACCCAGGCCTTCTTCTCGATTGGCACCGGTATCGGCTGCATCCTGGCCTACTCGGCCTACCTGAGTCGGCGCGCTCACCTGCCACGGGAAGCCGTGGCGGTGGTGGGGATGGACACTGCTGTCGGATTGCTGGCCGGCATGGTCACCTTCCCCGTGGTGATGAGCTTTGGCCTCCAGGATGTGATCAGTGGCTCCACCCTGGGCACGATCTTCATCGCGCTGCCCACGGGACTCGGCTCGCTTGGCGCCACAGGTCAGCTTGTGGCAGTGCTCTTTTTCGCGCTGGCCCTGATTGCTGCGATCACCTCAGCGGTGTCGCTGCTGGAGGTGCCGGTGGCGTGTTTGATCGATCGACTGGGGTGGAGCCGGTCCCGGGCCGTTTGGGTGTCCACGGCGTTGATCTTTGTGGCGGGTCTTCCAGCGGCCACCTCGATGGAGGTTCTCGGCTGGATGGATTCCGTGTTTGGGGGCCTGTTGCTGATTCTGGGGGGCTTGCTCCTGGCCTTGTTGCTGGGTTGGGTGCTTCCAGCTCGTTTTCAAGAGGAGCTCAGCCATTCGGGGAGCCCGATCTGGCTGCAGCGCTTTTTGCTGGTGATGCTGCGCTGGATTTCGCCGCCGGTGATCACTGTTGGTCTGGTGATCAGCGTGATTGATCTGATCCCCAGCTGA
- a CDS encoding 1-deoxy-D-xylulose-5-phosphate reductoisomerase gives MKAISVLGSTGSIGTQTLQIAEEFPEQFRVVALTAGRNLKLLVEQVQRHRPEVVALADADLLPELQERLKDAGVSGTDAPQLVGGADGLNVAAAWDSADLVVTGIVGCAGLLPTLAAIRAGKDLALANKETLIAAGPVVLPELKKSGSRLLPADSEHSAIFQCLQGTPWAENARLSTGVPTPGLRRIQLTASGGAFRDWTAADLEKATVADATSHPNWSMGRKITVDSASLMNKGLEVIEAHYLFGLDYDHIEIVIHPQSIIHSMIELADSSVLAQLGWPDMKLPILYCLSWPSRLETPWRRLDLTEVGQLTFRAPDPAKYPCMELAYAAGRAGGTMPAVMNAANEEAVAQFLEEKIHFLDIPTVIEAACERHKPDLMAQPQLDDVLRVDQWARTAVREQVDRGVTRLPMGALAA, from the coding sequence ATGAAAGCCATCAGCGTGCTGGGATCCACCGGTTCCATCGGCACCCAGACCCTTCAGATCGCTGAGGAGTTTCCAGAGCAGTTCCGGGTTGTGGCCCTCACGGCCGGCCGCAACCTGAAGCTTTTGGTTGAACAAGTCCAGAGGCATCGCCCTGAGGTGGTGGCCCTGGCGGATGCCGATCTCCTGCCCGAACTGCAGGAGCGTCTGAAGGACGCTGGCGTTTCAGGCACCGATGCACCCCAGCTGGTGGGAGGTGCTGACGGCCTCAACGTTGCTGCGGCCTGGGACAGCGCCGACCTCGTGGTGACGGGCATTGTTGGTTGCGCTGGACTGTTGCCGACCCTGGCGGCGATCCGCGCCGGCAAAGATCTGGCCCTGGCCAACAAGGAAACGCTGATTGCGGCCGGGCCCGTGGTGCTGCCGGAGCTGAAGAAGAGCGGCAGCCGACTGCTGCCGGCGGATTCAGAACACTCGGCGATTTTCCAGTGCCTGCAGGGAACCCCCTGGGCTGAAAACGCACGCCTGTCCACCGGCGTACCCACGCCAGGTCTGCGCCGGATTCAGCTCACAGCCTCTGGCGGCGCATTCCGCGACTGGACAGCCGCCGACCTTGAAAAGGCCACCGTGGCCGATGCCACCAGTCATCCCAACTGGAGCATGGGCCGCAAGATCACCGTGGATTCCGCCTCCTTGATGAACAAGGGTCTGGAGGTGATCGAAGCCCATTACCTGTTCGGTCTGGATTACGACCACATCGAGATCGTGATCCATCCCCAGAGCATCATCCATTCGATGATCGAGCTGGCGGATTCGTCTGTGCTGGCCCAGCTGGGCTGGCCCGACATGAAGCTACCCATCCTCTACTGCCTCAGCTGGCCGTCACGCTTGGAGACGCCATGGCGGCGACTGGATCTCACGGAAGTTGGTCAGCTCACCTTCCGGGCCCCCGATCCCGCCAAGTACCCCTGCATGGAGTTGGCCTACGCCGCTGGACGCGCAGGCGGCACCATGCCTGCGGTGATGAATGCTGCCAACGAGGAAGCCGTGGCGCAGTTCCTCGAGGAGAAGATTCACTTCCTCGACATCCCCACGGTGATCGAGGCCGCCTGCGAGCGGCATAAACCCGATCTGATGGCCCAGCCCCAATTGGACGACGTGCTGCGGGTGGATCAGTGGGCGCGAACCGCCGTGCGGGAACAGGTGGACCGTGGTGTCACCCGTTTGCCCATGGGAGCGCTCGCCGCTTAG
- a CDS encoding ferredoxin, giving the protein MQRVSHHLLLCATATKAKCCDSALGAQTWNELKSVVRELNLENTERPEGIVLRSKADCLRVCERGPILLVWPDGIWYADVSPDRIKRIIEQHIIGQQPVEEWVLKRTPFEKNNDLPAGKI; this is encoded by the coding sequence ATGCAACGGGTCAGCCATCACCTCCTGCTCTGCGCAACCGCCACCAAAGCCAAATGCTGCGATTCAGCGCTTGGGGCACAAACCTGGAATGAACTGAAGAGCGTTGTTCGTGAACTGAATCTCGAAAACACGGAGCGCCCGGAGGGGATTGTTCTGCGCAGCAAAGCGGACTGCCTCAGGGTGTGCGAACGAGGACCCATTCTTTTGGTCTGGCCAGACGGGATTTGGTACGCGGATGTTTCACCGGACCGGATCAAAAGAATCATTGAACAGCACATTATTGGCCAACAACCTGTCGAAGAATGGGTTTTAAAAAGAACACCTTTCGAGAAAAATAACGATCTCCCTGCAGGCAAGATTTAA
- a CDS encoding fatty acid desaturase has translation MAFATSIRPANTAPEDSADSISYPSKAELLSALPAELSKLSPAKSWSSLAMSVGLSLLAVGIGTRLPLSAVAAPLWLLYGVITGTIAMGCWVIAHECGHHAFHPNRRIEGVVGFVLHSILLVPYYSWAHSHAVHHAHCNHLEQGETHVPPRSTSPMGRTTERLKRDMNPTLFGIISLFNHLVIGWQLYLFLGATGGEDYDSPTSHFWNRKRNFNGKRRLFPNSFGKWMVRSNLGLLAMVALLIIASVQFSLLRVLCVYGLPYLVINMWLTTYTWLQHTNADIPHFSNETWSWSKGALQTVDRPYGPILNLLHHGIGSTHVCHHVNSSIPHYNAWRGTQVLRQKFPELVRYDSTPIHKALWRIATRCGGAVYQNPTDQAFYY, from the coding sequence TTGGCATTTGCAACATCGATCCGACCAGCAAATACAGCCCCTGAAGACAGCGCTGATTCAATCTCCTATCCCAGCAAAGCTGAGCTGCTCAGCGCTTTGCCTGCAGAGCTCTCCAAGTTGAGCCCGGCGAAGTCATGGTCGAGTCTGGCCATGTCCGTTGGCCTTTCGCTGCTGGCCGTTGGCATTGGAACCCGACTTCCGCTCTCTGCAGTCGCCGCACCCCTCTGGCTCCTCTACGGCGTGATCACCGGCACGATCGCGATGGGCTGCTGGGTGATCGCCCATGAATGCGGACATCACGCTTTCCACCCCAACCGCCGAATTGAAGGCGTTGTGGGTTTTGTGCTTCACAGCATTTTGCTTGTGCCTTACTACAGCTGGGCCCATAGCCATGCAGTGCATCACGCCCACTGCAATCACCTGGAGCAAGGAGAAACCCACGTCCCGCCACGGTCAACATCACCGATGGGACGAACCACCGAGCGGCTCAAGAGGGATATGAATCCCACACTCTTCGGGATCATTTCTCTCTTCAATCACCTTGTGATTGGCTGGCAGCTCTATCTCTTTCTGGGCGCCACTGGCGGCGAAGATTACGACTCCCCCACCTCTCATTTTTGGAATCGCAAGCGGAATTTCAACGGCAAACGCCGCCTTTTCCCGAATTCATTCGGCAAGTGGATGGTGCGATCCAATCTCGGATTGCTCGCCATGGTTGCCCTTTTGATCATCGCCTCAGTGCAGTTTTCCCTGCTCCGGGTGCTGTGCGTCTACGGCCTGCCTTACCTGGTGATCAACATGTGGCTGACGACCTACACCTGGTTGCAGCACACGAATGCAGACATCCCTCACTTCTCCAACGAGACCTGGAGTTGGTCGAAGGGAGCACTACAAACGGTTGATCGTCCCTACGGGCCAATCCTCAACCTGCTGCACCACGGAATCGGCTCAACCCATGTGTGCCATCACGTCAATTCATCGATTCCGCATTACAACGCCTGGCGAGGAACTCAAGTTCTGAGGCAGAAGTTCCCTGAGCTGGTGCGCTACGACTCAACCCCGATCCACAAAGCACTGTGGAGGATTGCAACACGCTGCGGTGGAGCTGTTTACCAGAACCCAACCGATCAAGCGTTCTACTACTGA
- a CDS encoding alpha/beta fold hydrolase, with translation MERGVDNPQLRERLGVPSFEQRWPWFGGDLQTLRDTLREVDLPHDQGVPIEIPVPALPSGAAAAGSLLALLDQPEGDARGLVLLLHGLGGSSSREGLRRMGVALQAAGFAVLRLNLRGADPGRHLAGGTYAARCNSDLLPVIARARMLAAGRPLLGAGISLGGTMLLNAALASPGVLDGLFCASSPLDLAACSASIERPRNRVYQRWLLKRLVRQTLADPFGVSDEEQVTLQATPPRSIRDFDSAVTAPRWGFADVEAYYREASPLQHLVPACKAMPPTLLLQALDDPWVPASSAMDLAEVLPPDAAIRTLFTPRGGHNGFHGRDGCWGDQLAAAWLRDVVAG, from the coding sequence ATGGAGCGCGGCGTGGATAACCCCCAGCTGCGCGAGCGGCTGGGGGTTCCGTCGTTTGAGCAGCGCTGGCCCTGGTTCGGTGGTGACCTGCAAACCCTCCGCGACACCCTGCGTGAGGTGGATCTTCCCCACGATCAAGGGGTTCCGATCGAAATTCCCGTGCCAGCCCTTCCCAGTGGAGCTGCGGCTGCAGGGTCTTTGCTTGCCCTGCTCGATCAGCCGGAAGGGGACGCCAGAGGTTTGGTTCTCCTGCTCCATGGCCTGGGGGGATCCAGTTCTCGGGAAGGTCTGAGGCGGATGGGGGTAGCGCTGCAAGCCGCGGGTTTCGCCGTTTTGCGGCTGAATCTGCGCGGTGCTGATCCAGGCCGGCATTTGGCGGGTGGCACCTACGCAGCGCGCTGCAACAGCGATCTGCTGCCGGTGATTGCCCGGGCGCGCATGTTGGCGGCGGGTCGACCGCTGCTGGGGGCGGGCATCTCCCTGGGCGGCACGATGCTGCTCAATGCTGCTCTGGCCTCGCCCGGCGTGCTTGATGGCCTCTTCTGTGCCAGCAGTCCCCTGGATCTGGCCGCCTGCAGCGCCTCGATCGAGCGACCGCGCAATCGGGTCTACCAACGCTGGCTGCTCAAGCGGTTGGTGCGTCAGACCTTGGCGGATCCCTTTGGTGTGAGCGATGAAGAGCAGGTCACGCTGCAAGCAACGCCCCCTCGTTCGATCCGTGATTTCGACAGTGCCGTGACGGCTCCCCGCTGGGGGTTTGCGGATGTGGAGGCTTACTACCGCGAAGCCTCACCCCTGCAGCATCTGGTGCCTGCCTGCAAAGCGATGCCGCCCACCTTGCTGCTGCAGGCTCTTGATGATCCCTGGGTTCCTGCGTCCTCTGCGATGGATCTCGCTGAGGTGCTGCCGCCGGATGCTGCGATTCGCACGTTGTTCACACCTCGGGGAGGGCATAACGGCTTCCATGGCCGTGACGGCTGCTGGGGAGATCAGCTGGCGGCGGCCTGGCTCAGGGATGTTGTTGCTGGCTAA